The following are from one region of the Gambusia affinis linkage group LG02, SWU_Gaff_1.0, whole genome shotgun sequence genome:
- the anp32a gene encoding acidic leucine-rich nuclear phosphoprotein 32 family member A isoform X3: MSDNSTPVTAILNMVKELVLDNCRSNEGKIEGLTDEFEELEFLSTINVGLTTVAHLPKLKKLKKLELSDNRISGGLEVLADKCPNLTHLNLSGNKIKDLSTIEPLKELGSLKSLDLFNCEVTNLNEYRDNVFKLLPQLTYLDGYDKEDKEAPDSDAEVYAEGLDDEDDDEDDEEEDDEDAPPGDEEDEEGEDDEEENEEEEEEDLSAEEEEEEDLNDREVDDEDEEEEERGQKRKRNLDEEGEEDEDD, translated from the exons ATGTCAGATAACAGCACACCTGTGACCGCAATTCTTAACATG GTCAAAGAGCTTGTGCTGGACAACTGTCGCTCAAACGAAGGCAAGATCGAGGGTCTAACAGATGAGTTTGAGGAGCTGGAATTTCTAAGCACAATCAATGTCGGTCTGACAACAGTTGCTCACCTGCCGAAGCTAAAGAAACTCAAAAAG CTTGAACTCAGCGACAACCGGATCTCAGGAGGCTTAGAAGTTCTGGCGGATAAATGTCCGAACCTCACGCATCTGAATCTCAGTGGGAACAAGATAAAAGATCTTAGCACAATAGAACCATTG AAAGAATTGGGGTCCCTGAAAAGCCTCGATCTGTTCAACTGTGAAGTAACAAATCTGAACGAGTACAGAGACAACGTGTTCAAGCTCCTACCGCAGCTCACGTACCTAGACGGCtacgacaaagaagacaaagaggCCCCCGACTCCGATGCCGAGGTCTACGCCGAGGGCTTAGATGATGAAGACGACGATGAAGATG ATGAAGAAGAGGACGATGAGGATGCCCCACCTGGAGACGAGGAAGACGAAGAAGGagaggatgatgaagaggaaaatgaagaagaggaggaagaggacctGAGTGCGGAG gaggaagaagaggaagacttGAATGACAGAGAGgttgatgatgaagatgaagaag AAGAAGAGCGAGGTCAAAAGAGAAAACGGAACCTGGATGAAGAAGGGGAGGAAGACGAAGACGACTGA
- the anp32a gene encoding acidic leucine-rich nuclear phosphoprotein 32 family member A isoform X1, with translation MDMKKRIHLELRNRTPSDVKELVLDNCRSNEGKIEGLTDEFEELEFLSTINVGLTTVAHLPKLKKLKKLELSDNRISGGLEVLADKCPNLTHLNLSGNKIKDLSTIEPLKELGSLKSLDLFNCEVTNLNEYRDNVFKLLPQLTYLDGYDKEDKEAPDSDAEVYAEGLDDEDDDEDDEEEDDEDAPPGDEEDEEGEDDEEENEEEEEEDLSAEEEEEEDLNDREVDDEDEEEEERGQKRKRNLDEEGEEDEDD, from the exons GTCAAAGAGCTTGTGCTGGACAACTGTCGCTCAAACGAAGGCAAGATCGAGGGTCTAACAGATGAGTTTGAGGAGCTGGAATTTCTAAGCACAATCAATGTCGGTCTGACAACAGTTGCTCACCTGCCGAAGCTAAAGAAACTCAAAAAG CTTGAACTCAGCGACAACCGGATCTCAGGAGGCTTAGAAGTTCTGGCGGATAAATGTCCGAACCTCACGCATCTGAATCTCAGTGGGAACAAGATAAAAGATCTTAGCACAATAGAACCATTG AAAGAATTGGGGTCCCTGAAAAGCCTCGATCTGTTCAACTGTGAAGTAACAAATCTGAACGAGTACAGAGACAACGTGTTCAAGCTCCTACCGCAGCTCACGTACCTAGACGGCtacgacaaagaagacaaagaggCCCCCGACTCCGATGCCGAGGTCTACGCCGAGGGCTTAGATGATGAAGACGACGATGAAGATG ATGAAGAAGAGGACGATGAGGATGCCCCACCTGGAGACGAGGAAGACGAAGAAGGagaggatgatgaagaggaaaatgaagaagaggaggaagaggacctGAGTGCGGAG gaggaagaagaggaagacttGAATGACAGAGAGgttgatgatgaagatgaagaag AAGAAGAGCGAGGTCAAAAGAGAAAACGGAACCTGGATGAAGAAGGGGAGGAAGACGAAGACGACTGA
- the anp32a gene encoding acidic leucine-rich nuclear phosphoprotein 32 family member A isoform X2 — translation MDMKKRIHLELRNRTPSDVKELVLDNCRSNEGKIEGLTDEFEELEFLSTINVGLTTVAHLPKLKKLKKLELSDNRISGGLEVLADKCPNLTHLNLSGNKIKDLSTIEPLKELGSLKSLDLFNCEVTNLNEYRDNVFKLLPQLTYLDGYDKEDKEAPDSDAEVYAEGLDDEDDDEDDEEEDDEDAPPGDEEDEEGEDDEEENEEEEEEDLSAEEEEEEDLNDREVDDEDEEEERGQKRKRNLDEEGEEDEDD, via the exons GTCAAAGAGCTTGTGCTGGACAACTGTCGCTCAAACGAAGGCAAGATCGAGGGTCTAACAGATGAGTTTGAGGAGCTGGAATTTCTAAGCACAATCAATGTCGGTCTGACAACAGTTGCTCACCTGCCGAAGCTAAAGAAACTCAAAAAG CTTGAACTCAGCGACAACCGGATCTCAGGAGGCTTAGAAGTTCTGGCGGATAAATGTCCGAACCTCACGCATCTGAATCTCAGTGGGAACAAGATAAAAGATCTTAGCACAATAGAACCATTG AAAGAATTGGGGTCCCTGAAAAGCCTCGATCTGTTCAACTGTGAAGTAACAAATCTGAACGAGTACAGAGACAACGTGTTCAAGCTCCTACCGCAGCTCACGTACCTAGACGGCtacgacaaagaagacaaagaggCCCCCGACTCCGATGCCGAGGTCTACGCCGAGGGCTTAGATGATGAAGACGACGATGAAGATG ATGAAGAAGAGGACGATGAGGATGCCCCACCTGGAGACGAGGAAGACGAAGAAGGagaggatgatgaagaggaaaatgaagaagaggaggaagaggacctGAGTGCGGAG gaggaagaagaggaagacttGAATGACAGAGAGgttgatgatgaagatgaagaag AAGAGCGAGGTCAAAAGAGAAAACGGAACCTGGATGAAGAAGGGGAGGAAGACGAAGACGACTGA